In Streptomyces canus, one DNA window encodes the following:
- the hisC gene encoding histidinol-phosphate transaminase, with protein MVRVRASLSQLPAYVPGRKLPGAVVLASNESPFGLLPGVAEALAEAAGGVSRYPDLHAASLIEALAAHHGVEPDRIAVGAGSSEVCGQLLHTVVGPGDEVVFGWRSFEAYPILTAVAGGTAVRVPLRDHALDLDAMAAAITARTRVVFVCNPNNPTSTAVGARALTDFADRVPRDVLIVVDEAYREYADPALVPDGLALLGDRPNVAVLRTFSKAYGLAGLRVGYCVAPPGIAAHVRRTQVPFSVSALAQRAAVAALGEGAEVARRAALTVAERDRVTGRLRALGHDVPDSHSNFVWLPLGADSAPFAGHCADGKVVVRPFPGEGVRVTIGLPEENDALLALAASRQG; from the coding sequence ATGGTGCGTGTCCGTGCGTCCCTGTCCCAGCTGCCCGCCTACGTCCCGGGCCGCAAACTGCCCGGCGCCGTCGTACTGGCCAGCAATGAGTCCCCGTTCGGGTTGCTTCCTGGGGTGGCCGAAGCCCTCGCGGAGGCCGCCGGCGGCGTCTCGCGGTATCCCGATCTGCACGCCGCCTCGCTGATCGAGGCTCTGGCGGCGCACCACGGGGTCGAGCCGGACCGGATCGCGGTGGGCGCCGGTTCCTCCGAGGTGTGCGGGCAGTTGCTGCACACCGTCGTGGGCCCCGGTGACGAGGTCGTCTTCGGCTGGCGTTCGTTCGAGGCGTACCCGATCCTCACCGCCGTGGCAGGCGGTACGGCGGTGCGGGTGCCCCTGCGTGACCACGCCCTCGACCTGGACGCCATGGCCGCGGCGATCACCGCGCGGACCCGGGTGGTCTTCGTGTGCAACCCCAACAACCCGACCTCCACGGCGGTCGGGGCGCGGGCCCTGACCGACTTCGCGGACCGGGTGCCGCGGGACGTGCTGATCGTCGTCGACGAGGCGTACCGGGAGTACGCCGATCCCGCCCTGGTCCCCGACGGCCTCGCCCTCCTCGGCGACCGGCCCAACGTGGCGGTGTTGCGGACCTTCTCGAAGGCGTACGGCCTGGCGGGGCTGCGGGTCGGCTACTGCGTCGCGCCGCCCGGGATCGCGGCACATGTGCGCCGGACGCAGGTGCCGTTCAGTGTCAGCGCTCTCGCCCAGCGGGCCGCCGTGGCCGCCCTCGGCGAGGGCGCAGAGGTCGCCCGGCGGGCCGCCCTCACGGTCGCCGAACGCGATCGTGTCACCGGGCGGTTGCGGGCGCTGGGCCACGACGTGCCGGACTCCCACTCCAACTTCGTGTGGCTGCCGCTCGGCGCGGACAGCGCGCCCTTCGCCGGGCACTGCGCCGACGGGAAGGTCGTGGTGCGCCCGTTCCCCGGCGAGGGCGTCCGGGTGACGATCGGGCTGCCCGAGGAGAACGACGCCCTCCTCGCGCTCGCGGCGAGCCGGCAAGGCTGA
- a CDS encoding aldehyde dehydrogenase family protein, which translates to MRPGPYERHRELLQSVVRAIAAGECRRPFTEATGQDAADAGMRSTRTAGKVFRSLLGRPFELGQPGELGRVRTESSPYGLAPPIDYPCCDPAELVAAAGRAAAGWRAAGPHQRAGLAVEILRRLNTRSHELALAVHHTTGQPLQGAFRAAGPRAQDRALEAVAQAFAESERVPADLHWKSTERGGQPLEGTCTLVPRGVSLLVGCPDFPLWNGYPGLFASLVTGNPVVVAPHPRSVLPLAITVRVARQVLAEAGHSPDLVTLAVAEPERQVHRRLATDPAVRIVDYTGPARFAGWLERHARQAAVFANRTGLNTVVVDSTDDYRGLVRGLALASCRCNGTVRTTPQNILVPERGFSTDEGHRTLRDLGADLGDAVDRLLGHPARAAKVLGAITADEVRGALTDAARYGPVLHASGPVPHPEHPYADLRSPLLVRLRASDERVYTREWPGPVSFLVGTDSTSHSLTLLRRTVARHGALYASVHSTDPLVLAAAGTAALDAGVHLVENLDDLPADPSSALSELPGSGVSFVTGRFRVVRSRRHAPPSAPVPAPTRLEVDAALADV; encoded by the coding sequence ATGCGCCCCGGTCCCTACGAGCGCCATCGCGAGCTGCTGCAGAGCGTCGTTCGCGCGATCGCCGCCGGTGAGTGCCGTCGTCCCTTCACCGAGGCGACCGGCCAGGACGCGGCGGACGCGGGCATGAGGTCGACCCGCACCGCCGGCAAGGTGTTCCGCTCACTGCTGGGGCGGCCGTTCGAGCTGGGGCAGCCCGGCGAACTCGGCCGTGTGCGCACGGAGTCGTCGCCGTACGGCCTCGCCCCGCCCATCGACTACCCGTGCTGCGATCCCGCGGAGCTGGTCGCGGCGGCCGGGCGGGCTGCGGCCGGCTGGCGGGCCGCTGGACCGCACCAGCGCGCCGGGCTCGCCGTGGAGATCCTGCGCCGGCTCAACACCCGCAGCCACGAACTGGCCCTCGCGGTGCATCACACCACCGGCCAGCCCCTCCAGGGAGCCTTCCGCGCCGCCGGGCCACGCGCTCAGGACCGCGCGCTGGAGGCGGTGGCCCAGGCCTTCGCCGAATCGGAACGCGTCCCGGCAGACCTGCACTGGAAGAGCACCGAACGGGGCGGGCAACCACTGGAGGGCACCTGCACTCTGGTGCCCCGCGGAGTGTCGCTGCTCGTGGGCTGTCCGGACTTCCCGCTCTGGAACGGGTATCCGGGCCTGTTCGCCAGCCTGGTGACCGGCAACCCGGTCGTCGTGGCTCCGCACCCGCGCTCCGTGCTGCCGCTGGCGATCACGGTGCGGGTCGCCCGGCAGGTGCTGGCGGAGGCAGGTCACTCCCCCGACCTCGTGACCCTGGCAGTGGCGGAACCGGAACGGCAGGTGCACCGGCGTCTGGCCACGGACCCGGCGGTGCGCATCGTCGACTACACGGGCCCCGCGCGTTTCGCCGGCTGGCTGGAGCGACACGCCCGCCAGGCCGCCGTGTTCGCCAACCGGACCGGACTGAACACCGTGGTCGTGGACTCGACCGACGACTACCGGGGCCTGGTCCGAGGTCTCGCCCTCGCCTCGTGCCGGTGCAACGGGACGGTGCGCACCACGCCGCAGAACATCCTGGTTCCGGAGCGGGGCTTCAGCACCGACGAGGGGCACAGGACGCTGCGGGACCTCGGGGCCGATCTCGGCGACGCCGTCGACCGGCTGCTCGGCCATCCCGCCCGGGCGGCAAAAGTGTTGGGTGCGATCACCGCCGACGAGGTACGCGGCGCCCTGACGGATGCCGCGCGCTACGGCCCGGTCCTGCACGCCTCCGGCCCCGTGCCCCATCCCGAGCACCCGTACGCCGACCTGCGCAGCCCGCTGCTGGTGCGGCTGCGCGCCTCCGACGAACGCGTCTACACCCGCGAGTGGCCCGGGCCCGTCTCCTTCCTGGTGGGCACCGACTCGACCTCGCACAGTCTCACGCTCCTGCGCCGTACCGTGGCGCGGCACGGAGCGCTGTACGCCTCGGTGCACTCCACCGACCCGCTGGTGCTGGCGGCGGCCGGGACCGCGGCACTGGACGCCGGGGTGCATCTGGTGGAGAACCTGGACGACCTGCCCGCCGACCCGTCCTCGGCCCTCTCCGAACTGCCGGGTTCCGGCGTCAGCTTCGTCACCGGCCGGTTCCGCGTGGTGCGCTCCCGGCGGCACGCACCGCCGTCGGCTCCCGTCCCGGCACCGACCCGGCTCGAGGTCGACGCCGCGCTGGCCGACGTATGA
- a CDS encoding Lrp/AsnC family transcriptional regulator → MSEENSLPGAVAGRTAVPLDDIDRQILSRLLEDGRISVRALAEQVHISRANAYTRIGRLVAEDVITGFTAQLNAQRAGLGTSAYVMLGIEQNAWRDISRELREIPYVEHVALVTGDFDVLVVVRAPDNLVLRQVVLEKIQGIPGVRSTRTWLVFDEVRGRGATWTH, encoded by the coding sequence GTGTCCGAGGAAAACTCGCTGCCGGGTGCAGTGGCCGGACGAACTGCCGTCCCGCTCGACGACATCGACCGGCAGATCCTGAGCCGGCTCCTCGAGGACGGCCGGATCTCGGTCCGCGCCCTCGCCGAGCAGGTGCACATCTCGCGGGCCAACGCCTACACCCGCATCGGTCGGCTCGTGGCCGAGGACGTCATCACGGGCTTCACCGCACAGCTCAATGCCCAGCGGGCGGGCCTGGGCACGAGCGCCTACGTCATGCTCGGAATCGAGCAGAACGCCTGGCGCGACATCTCGCGGGAACTGCGCGAGATCCCCTACGTGGAGCACGTCGCCCTCGTCACCGGTGATTTCGACGTCCTGGTGGTCGTGCGTGCGCCGGACAACCTGGTGCTGCGCCAGGTGGTGCTGGAGAAGATCCAGGGGATCCCCGGAGTGCGCTCCACCCGCACCTGGCTCGTCTTCGACGAGGTGCGGGGGCGCGGCGCCACTTGGACGCACTGA
- the pdhA gene encoding pyruvate dehydrogenase (acetyl-transferring) E1 component subunit alpha, whose amino-acid sequence MSVKSLRQTVQGLLPSLTPVRFVAEDGTRVARPSADYTEPPLEALLEAWRRMVLGRRFDTQATALTKQGRLAVYPSSRGQEACQIGAVLALRPDDWLFPTYRDSVALVTRGIDPVEVLTLLRGDWHCGYDPAVTRTAPQCTPLATQVLHATGMAESLRRKGEGGVAMALVGDGATSEGDFHEALNFAAVFRAPVVFFVQNNKYAISVPLARQTAAPALAYKGIGHGVRSEQVDGNDLVAVLAVLAAAVEHARAGHGPVLVEAHTYRMDAHTNADDATRYREDDEVEQWRSADPVDRLETYLRSRGALTDEDVAGLREEAEELAARVRAGMNADSVLDPLELFDHVYAEPTPQLREQRAQLAAELADTTQAQED is encoded by the coding sequence ATGTCCGTGAAGAGCCTCCGCCAGACGGTCCAGGGCCTCCTTCCGTCCCTGACGCCGGTGCGGTTCGTGGCCGAGGACGGCACACGGGTCGCCAGGCCGTCGGCCGACTACACCGAGCCTCCTCTCGAGGCCCTCCTCGAGGCCTGGCGGCGGATGGTCCTGGGCCGCCGGTTCGACACCCAGGCGACCGCTCTCACCAAGCAGGGCCGCCTGGCCGTCTACCCGTCCAGCCGCGGCCAGGAGGCGTGCCAGATCGGCGCCGTGCTCGCCCTGCGCCCCGATGACTGGCTGTTCCCGACCTACCGCGACTCCGTCGCCCTGGTGACCCGCGGCATCGACCCCGTCGAGGTGCTCACGCTGCTGCGCGGCGACTGGCACTGCGGCTACGACCCCGCCGTCACTCGTACCGCCCCCCAGTGCACCCCGCTGGCCACCCAGGTGCTGCACGCGACCGGCATGGCCGAGTCCCTGCGCCGCAAGGGCGAGGGCGGCGTGGCGATGGCGCTCGTCGGGGACGGGGCGACCAGCGAGGGCGACTTCCACGAGGCACTGAACTTCGCCGCCGTCTTCCGCGCCCCGGTCGTCTTCTTCGTGCAGAACAACAAGTACGCGATCTCGGTGCCGCTGGCCCGCCAGACCGCGGCGCCGGCCCTGGCGTACAAGGGCATCGGCCACGGAGTGCGCTCCGAGCAGGTCGACGGCAACGACCTGGTCGCGGTGCTGGCGGTGCTGGCCGCGGCCGTGGAGCATGCCCGGGCGGGTCACGGTCCCGTCCTGGTCGAGGCGCACACGTACCGCATGGACGCGCACACCAACGCCGACGACGCCACCCGCTACCGGGAGGACGACGAGGTCGAGCAGTGGCGGTCCGCCGACCCCGTCGACCGGCTGGAGACGTACCTGCGCTCGCGCGGCGCGCTCACCGACGAGGACGTGGCGGGGCTGCGGGAGGAGGCCGAGGAGCTGGCGGCGCGGGTGCGCGCCGGCATGAACGCGGACTCCGTGCTCGACCCGCTGGAGCTGTTCGACCACGTCTACGCCGAGCCGACCCCACAACTGCGCGAACAGCGAGCCCAGTTGGCGGCCGAACTCGCCGACACCACCCAGGCACAGGAGGACTGA
- a CDS encoding alpha-ketoacid dehydrogenase subunit beta, whose amino-acid sequence MAKVTMAQALNTALRDALREDERVLVFGEDVGPLGGVFRITDGLTRDFGEQRCFDTPLAEAGIVGLAVGMAMGGFRPVVEMQFDAFAYPAFEQIASHVAKTRNRTRGRIGLPMVIRIPYAGGIGGVEHHCDSSEAYYAHTPGLKVATPATAEDAYWLLRDAVADPDPVVFLEPKKLYWSREDTDLQTREALPFGRAAIRRAGRDATLIAYGPSVPVALAAAEAAAADGIELEVVDLRTLVPFDDETVTESVRRTGRCVVVQEAQGFAGVGAEIAARVQERCFHSLAAPVLRVAGFDIPYPPPKLEHAHLPGVDRILDAVDRLQFADEPDTRHLVKGAVA is encoded by the coding sequence ATGGCCAAGGTCACGATGGCGCAGGCGCTCAACACCGCCTTGCGCGACGCGCTGCGCGAGGACGAACGGGTCCTCGTCTTCGGCGAGGACGTCGGTCCGCTCGGCGGGGTCTTCCGCATCACCGACGGGCTGACCCGCGACTTCGGCGAGCAGCGCTGCTTCGACACCCCGCTCGCGGAGGCCGGCATCGTCGGACTGGCGGTCGGCATGGCGATGGGCGGCTTCCGGCCCGTGGTGGAGATGCAGTTCGACGCGTTCGCATACCCGGCGTTCGAGCAGATCGCCTCGCACGTCGCCAAGACGCGCAACCGCACCCGCGGACGAATCGGCCTGCCGATGGTGATCCGCATCCCCTACGCCGGCGGGATCGGCGGAGTCGAACACCACTGCGACTCCAGCGAGGCCTACTACGCGCACACCCCCGGCCTCAAGGTCGCCACCCCGGCCACGGCCGAGGACGCGTACTGGCTGCTGCGCGACGCGGTGGCGGACCCCGACCCGGTGGTATTCCTGGAGCCGAAGAAGCTGTACTGGTCGCGCGAGGACACCGACCTTCAGACACGCGAGGCGCTGCCCTTCGGGCGGGCGGCGATCCGGCGGGCGGGGCGTGACGCCACCCTCATCGCCTACGGGCCCTCGGTCCCGGTCGCCCTGGCCGCCGCCGAGGCCGCCGCAGCGGACGGGATCGAGCTGGAGGTGGTGGACCTGCGGACCCTGGTGCCCTTCGACGACGAGACGGTCACGGAGTCGGTGCGCAGGACCGGCCGCTGCGTGGTCGTGCAGGAGGCGCAGGGCTTCGCCGGGGTCGGCGCGGAGATCGCCGCCCGGGTGCAGGAGCGCTGCTTCCACTCCCTCGCCGCTCCCGTGCTGCGGGTGGCAGGCTTCGACATTCCGTATCCGCCGCCGAAGCTGGAGCACGCGCACCTTCCCGGCGTCGACCGGATCCTCGACGCCGTCGACCGTCTGCAGTTCGCCGACGAGCCGGACACCCGGCACCTGGTGAAGGGAGCGGTCGCATGA
- a CDS encoding dihydrolipoamide acetyltransferase family protein: MSAATLNEQQFRLPDLGEGLTDAEIVEWKVAVGDTVTIDQIVVEVETAKAAVEVPVPYAGTVLRLHAEAGTPLGVGEPLITVGAAAPAPPGAAVPEPAAERYREEEQAGSGNVLIGYGTGHGPAPRRRRRRTVTAPETPAPAPVTEAHAPRVISPLVRRLARNHGIDLAALAPSGPAGVVLRRDVEQAVTRQAPAPAEATAVPEPVSDGPVRIPLRGIRKVVADKLTRSRTEIPDATTWVDVDATGLLQAKKAMEAAEPGRRIGLLALFARICVAGLRRYPELNSTVDTEHREILRYDEVHLGFAAQTDRGLVVPVVRDAHRLTTVQLAAELARLTELARTGSLPPDRLTGGTFTLNNYGVFGVDGSTPIINHPEAALLGVGRIVDKPWVVDGELTVRKVTQLSFSFDHRVCDGGTAGGFLRFVADCVERPAVLLADI; this comes from the coding sequence ATGAGTGCCGCGACGCTGAACGAGCAGCAGTTCCGGCTGCCCGACCTCGGTGAGGGGCTCACCGACGCCGAGATCGTCGAGTGGAAGGTCGCCGTCGGTGACACCGTGACGATCGACCAGATCGTGGTCGAGGTGGAGACCGCCAAGGCCGCGGTCGAGGTGCCGGTGCCGTACGCGGGCACGGTGCTGCGACTGCACGCGGAGGCGGGAACGCCGCTGGGGGTGGGCGAACCGCTGATCACCGTGGGAGCGGCGGCACCCGCGCCACCGGGGGCGGCCGTCCCGGAGCCGGCCGCCGAGCGGTACCGCGAGGAGGAACAGGCCGGTTCCGGCAACGTCCTGATCGGCTACGGCACCGGGCACGGACCCGCGCCCCGCCGGCGTCGCCGACGTACGGTCACCGCACCGGAGACGCCCGCACCCGCGCCGGTCACGGAGGCGCATGCTCCCCGCGTCATCTCGCCCCTCGTCCGTCGGCTCGCCCGGAATCACGGGATCGACCTCGCCGCGCTGGCACCTTCGGGTCCGGCCGGGGTCGTCCTGCGGCGGGATGTGGAACAGGCCGTCACCCGACAGGCACCCGCCCCGGCCGAAGCCACCGCCGTCCCGGAGCCCGTCTCCGACGGCCCCGTCCGCATCCCCCTGCGCGGCATCCGCAAGGTCGTCGCGGACAAGCTCACGCGCAGCCGCACCGAGATCCCCGACGCCACCACCTGGGTCGATGTGGACGCGACCGGCCTGCTCCAGGCCAAAAAGGCAATGGAGGCCGCCGAACCGGGGCGCCGGATCGGGCTGTTGGCCCTGTTCGCCCGTATCTGCGTGGCCGGCCTGCGCCGCTACCCCGAGCTCAACTCGACCGTCGACACCGAACACCGGGAGATCCTGCGCTACGACGAGGTGCACCTAGGGTTCGCCGCCCAGACCGACCGCGGTCTCGTCGTCCCCGTCGTCCGCGACGCCCACCGGCTCACGACGGTCCAACTGGCGGCAGAACTCGCCCGGTTGACGGAGCTGGCCCGGACCGGAAGCCTCCCGCCCGACCGGCTGACGGGGGGCACCTTCACGCTCAACAACTACGGCGTGTTCGGCGTCGACGGCTCCACACCCATCATCAACCACCCGGAGGCGGCCCTTCTCGGTGTGGGCCGCATCGTCGACAAACCCTGGGTGGTGGACGGTGAGTTGACCGTCCGCAAGGTCACACAGCTGTCGTTCAGCTTCGACCACCGGGTCTGCGACGGCGGCACCGCCGGCGGCTTCCTGCGCTTCGTGGCCGACTGCGTGGAACGCCCAGCAGTCCTGCTCGCCGACATCTGA
- the paaN gene encoding phenylacetic acid degradation protein PaaN: MSSPFYARHADLLEQAVARTTDRGYWTPYPEVPSASEYGTGAPESGEAAFRALLDRPFPLDGHPTTGTVPATEVSPYGFPLGISYPHLAPEAAVATAKSAAPAWRAASPDVRAGVAAEILAHLNAASFEIAHAVQHTTGQPFVMAFQAGGPHAQDRGLEAVAYAWEAQRRHPATARWSKPRRRGGPLVMEKTFTPVGRGVAVLIACNTFPTWNGYPGFFASLVTGNPVIVKPHRRAVLPLAITVRIARDVLTEAGFDPDVVLLAASGPEERTAPALATHPDVRIVDFTGSSEFGDWLETNARQAAVHTEKAGLNTVVVDSTDDYAGLLRNLAFSLSLYSGQMCTTPQNILVPRDGFPTDQGPRTADEFAADLGSALDDLLRDPARAVATLGAIVNPGVLARLEEAASVGRTAHPSRALMHPDHPDAVVRTPLVARLDAEADEKTYTSEWFGPVSFVIATDDTAHSLRVLHDTVRSHGALTACVYATGEDVPAAARATALEAGVHLSENLTGEVFPNQSAAFSDFHGTSANPAANATLTDPAFVTGRFAVLQSRRHAPDQEHEESTDGR, encoded by the coding sequence ATGTCATCACCCTTCTACGCCCGCCACGCTGACCTGCTCGAACAGGCCGTGGCCCGCACCACCGACCGCGGCTACTGGACGCCGTATCCGGAAGTACCCAGCGCCTCGGAGTACGGGACCGGAGCGCCTGAGTCGGGCGAGGCGGCCTTCCGTGCCCTCCTCGACCGGCCCTTCCCACTCGACGGGCACCCCACCACCGGCACCGTCCCGGCCACGGAGGTCTCGCCGTACGGCTTCCCCCTCGGCATCAGCTACCCGCATCTGGCGCCCGAGGCCGCCGTGGCAACGGCCAAGTCCGCGGCTCCGGCGTGGCGTGCGGCGAGTCCCGACGTCCGGGCCGGCGTGGCGGCCGAGATCCTGGCCCATCTCAACGCGGCGAGCTTCGAGATCGCGCACGCCGTCCAGCACACCACCGGTCAGCCCTTCGTGATGGCCTTCCAGGCGGGCGGCCCGCACGCCCAGGACCGCGGCCTCGAAGCGGTGGCGTACGCCTGGGAGGCACAGCGGCGCCACCCGGCCACGGCCCGCTGGAGCAAGCCCCGGCGGCGGGGCGGACCGCTGGTGATGGAGAAGACGTTCACTCCGGTCGGCCGTGGTGTGGCCGTGCTCATCGCCTGCAACACCTTCCCCACCTGGAACGGCTACCCGGGGTTCTTCGCCAGCCTGGTCACCGGCAACCCCGTGATCGTCAAGCCGCACCGGCGGGCCGTGCTGCCGCTGGCGATCACCGTGCGGATCGCCCGCGATGTGCTGACGGAGGCCGGTTTCGACCCGGACGTGGTGCTGCTGGCCGCCTCGGGGCCCGAGGAGCGCACCGCTCCCGCCCTGGCCACCCATCCCGACGTGCGGATCGTGGACTTCACCGGTTCCAGCGAGTTCGGCGACTGGCTGGAGACCAACGCCCGCCAGGCCGCGGTGCACACGGAGAAGGCGGGACTCAACACCGTCGTGGTGGACTCCACGGACGACTACGCCGGGCTGCTGCGCAACCTCGCGTTCTCGCTTTCGCTCTACAGCGGGCAGATGTGCACCACCCCGCAGAACATCCTCGTCCCCCGCGACGGGTTCCCCACCGACCAAGGGCCGCGTACGGCCGACGAGTTCGCCGCCGATCTGGGCTCCGCGCTGGACGACCTCCTCCGCGATCCGGCCCGCGCCGTCGCCACCCTCGGCGCGATCGTGAACCCCGGAGTCCTCGCACGTCTGGAGGAGGCAGCCAGCGTGGGCCGTACCGCCCATCCCTCCCGTGCCCTGATGCACCCCGACCACCCGGACGCCGTGGTCCGCACCCCGCTGGTGGCCCGGCTCGACGCCGAGGCCGACGAGAAGACCTACACGAGTGAGTGGTTCGGTCCGGTCTCCTTCGTCATCGCCACCGACGACACCGCGCACTCCCTGCGCGTCCTGCACGACACCGTACGGAGCCACGGCGCGCTCACCGCCTGCGTGTACGCGACCGGCGAGGACGTGCCGGCGGCGGCGCGTGCGACGGCTCTGGAGGCGGGGGTGCACCTGTCGGAGAACCTGACCGGCGAGGTGTTCCCCAACCAGTCCGCCGCCTTCAGCGACTTCCACGGCACGTCGGCCAACCCGGCGGCCAACGCGACTCTGACCGACCCTGCGTTCGTCACCGGCCGGTTCGCCGTCCTCCAGTCCCGCCGTCACGCGCCCGACCAGGAGCACGAGGAGTCCACCGATGGCCGATGA
- a CDS encoding thiolase family protein, with protein MADEVYLIDGARTPQGRYGGALASVRPDDLAALIVGEAVRRAGAPADSVDEVILGAANQAGEDNRDVARMAVLLAGLPHTVPGYTVNRLCASGLTAVASAAQSIRAGEADLVVAGGVESMTRAPWVMAKPGTPWARPGDVHDTSLGWRFTNPRFPATTTLSMGETAEEVAALDGVSRLEADAFALRSHRRAVAARTAGRFAAEIVPVPVADGEMTEDEGPRPTTTLEKLSSLRTVFRPGGIVTAGNSSPLSDGAAALVVASGAAVERHGLTPRARVVTASSAGVEPHLMGLGPVPATARALERAGWAAEDLDAIELNEAFAAQALAVMHRLKLDPDRVNADGGAIALGHPLGCSGARILLTLLGRLEREGGRRGLATLCVGVGQGVAMLVERV; from the coding sequence ATGGCCGATGAGGTCTATCTGATCGACGGGGCCCGTACCCCGCAGGGCCGTTACGGTGGGGCGCTGGCCTCCGTTCGTCCCGACGACCTGGCCGCGCTCATCGTCGGCGAGGCCGTGCGCCGCGCCGGGGCCCCGGCCGACTCCGTGGACGAGGTGATCCTCGGCGCCGCGAACCAGGCCGGTGAGGACAACCGGGACGTCGCGCGGATGGCCGTACTGCTGGCCGGACTTCCGCACACCGTGCCCGGATACACCGTCAACCGGCTGTGCGCCTCGGGGCTTACGGCCGTGGCGTCCGCCGCGCAGTCGATACGGGCGGGCGAGGCCGATCTGGTCGTGGCCGGCGGGGTGGAGTCGATGACCCGAGCACCATGGGTGATGGCCAAGCCGGGCACACCCTGGGCACGGCCCGGCGACGTCCACGACACCTCGCTGGGCTGGCGCTTCACCAACCCGCGCTTCCCCGCGACGACGACCTTGTCGATGGGCGAGACCGCGGAGGAGGTCGCCGCCCTGGACGGCGTCAGCCGCCTGGAGGCGGACGCCTTCGCGCTGCGCAGTCACCGTCGGGCGGTGGCCGCGCGGACGGCGGGCCGCTTCGCGGCGGAGATCGTCCCGGTGCCGGTGGCGGACGGTGAGATGACCGAGGACGAAGGGCCGCGCCCGACCACCACGTTGGAGAAGCTGAGCAGCCTGCGCACCGTCTTCCGCCCGGGCGGCATCGTCACCGCGGGCAACTCCTCGCCGCTGTCCGACGGAGCTGCCGCCCTGGTGGTGGCGAGCGGGGCGGCGGTGGAGCGCCACGGGCTGACTCCCCGGGCCCGGGTCGTCACGGCCTCCTCGGCCGGGGTCGAGCCCCACCTGATGGGACTCGGCCCGGTACCGGCCACCGCCAGGGCCCTGGAGCGGGCGGGCTGGGCGGCCGAGGACCTCGACGCGATCGAACTCAACGAGGCCTTCGCCGCCCAGGCCCTCGCGGTCATGCACCGGCTGAAGCTCGACCCGGACCGTGTCAACGCCGACGGCGGCGCCATCGCCCTCGGCCACCCTCTGGGCTGCTCCGGCGCCCGCATCCTGCTCACCCTGCTGGGCCGACTGGAACGGGAGGGCGGCCGGCGCGGCCTGGCGACGCTCTGCGTCGGGGTCGGACAGGGCGTGGCCATGCTCGTGGAGCGCGTATGA
- a CDS encoding enoyl-CoA hydratase/isomerase family protein, translating to MNTRGRPSYETLSVEERADRVVVTLRRPGARNAINGRMITELHRVCEELERTPKLLLLTGHDGVFAGGADIGELRRRGRDHALEGINSRLFERVRRLPLPTVAAVPGWALGGGAELAYACDLRIAGTDAVFGNPEPGLGILAAAGACWRLRELVGESVAKQVLLAGRTLDAPAALACGLVMDVVPTGRLVPEAHALLDRMARSSALALRLTKLVTDASGAHPVADDLAQAVLFESPDKQERMTRFLEKKGGRA from the coding sequence ATGAACACGCGCGGGAGACCGTCGTACGAGACGCTGTCCGTGGAAGAACGCGCCGACCGGGTGGTCGTCACCCTGCGGCGGCCCGGCGCCCGCAACGCCATCAACGGCCGCATGATCACCGAACTGCACCGCGTGTGCGAGGAGTTGGAGCGCACGCCGAAACTCCTCCTGCTCACCGGGCACGACGGAGTCTTCGCCGGCGGGGCCGACATCGGTGAACTGCGGCGGCGCGGCCGGGACCATGCGCTGGAGGGGATCAACAGCCGCCTGTTCGAACGGGTACGCAGGCTGCCCCTGCCCACCGTGGCCGCCGTGCCGGGCTGGGCGCTGGGCGGCGGTGCCGAGTTGGCGTACGCCTGCGATCTCAGGATCGCCGGGACGGACGCGGTCTTCGGCAACCCCGAACCGGGCCTCGGCATCCTCGCCGCCGCCGGTGCGTGCTGGCGGCTGCGCGAGCTGGTGGGCGAGTCGGTGGCCAAGCAGGTCCTGCTCGCCGGACGCACTCTCGACGCCCCCGCGGCCCTCGCGTGCGGGCTGGTCATGGACGTCGTACCGACCGGCCGGCTGGTCCCCGAGGCGCACGCGCTGCTCGACCGGATGGCTCGCTCCTCGGCACTCGCCCTGCGGCTCACGAAGCTCGTCACCGACGCCTCGGGGGCTCATCCCGTGGCCGACGACCTCGCCCAGGCGGTGCTCTTCGAGAGCCCGGACAAACAGGAGCGCATGACGCGCTTCCTGGAGAAGAAGGGAGGCCGGGCATGA